One window of the Desulfatibacillum aliphaticivorans DSM 15576 genome contains the following:
- a CDS encoding Maf family protein: METVIPHKCTNEPLILASASPRRSYLLEQAGLEFQVIVSDADETCPADASPRECAAMLSEKKALAVAESHPAHWVLGADTIVVTDGRILGKPSGMEEARDMITMLGGRTHQVLTGFSIFHVDKGVRHTEVISTQVTFKSLSPDEIEWYLSTGEPFDKAGAYAIQGIGTFLVKSISGSYTNVVGLPVCEVIEFFMAQGVIIRNSGNHG; encoded by the coding sequence AACAGTAATACCACATAAATGCACGAATGAGCCACTAATTCTGGCCTCGGCGTCCCCCCGGCGCAGTTATCTTTTAGAGCAGGCCGGGCTGGAATTCCAGGTCATTGTGAGCGACGCGGACGAAACCTGCCCGGCGGACGCCTCGCCCAGGGAATGCGCGGCTATGCTGAGCGAAAAAAAAGCCCTGGCCGTGGCCGAAAGCCATCCGGCCCATTGGGTCTTGGGCGCCGACACCATTGTGGTGACCGACGGCCGCATCCTGGGCAAGCCCTCCGGCATGGAGGAAGCCCGGGACATGATCACCATGCTGGGAGGCCGCACCCACCAGGTCTTGACCGGCTTCAGCATATTCCATGTGGACAAAGGCGTGCGCCATACGGAAGTCATTTCCACCCAGGTGACCTTCAAAAGCCTGAGCCCGGACGAAATCGAATGGTACCTGAGCACCGGAGAGCCCTTTGACAAGGCAGGCGCCTACGCCATCCAGGGAATCGGAACTTTCCTTGTCAAAAGCATATCCGGGTCTTACACTAATGTAGTCGGCCTGCCTGTTTGCGAGGTTATCGAGTTTTTTATGGCGCAAGGCGTGATTATTCGAAATAGCGGGAATCATGGATAA
- a CDS encoding YggS family pyridoxal phosphate-dependent enzyme → MDNTISKNLQEIQERIQKAAEECGRDPQSIRLVAVSKTKPAEMLRQAAAAGATIFGENYIQEAREKIAELESLDVEWHFIGHLQSNKAKYAVPLFSLIHSVDSFKLAGEIDKQAAKAGKIQDILVQVNISGEKTKSGTADEEAATLVKEISALENVRVKGLMTMPPFFDDPDRARPFFRRLRELAQAIQNKGFKNVSMVELSMGMTGDFEAAIEEGATLVRVGTAIFGARNYN, encoded by the coding sequence ATGGATAATACAATCAGCAAAAATTTGCAGGAAATTCAAGAGAGAATCCAAAAGGCCGCGGAAGAATGCGGCCGGGATCCCCAATCCATAAGATTAGTGGCCGTCTCCAAAACAAAACCGGCTGAAATGCTTCGGCAAGCGGCGGCGGCTGGCGCGACGATTTTCGGAGAGAACTACATCCAGGAAGCCCGGGAAAAAATCGCGGAACTGGAGAGCCTGGACGTGGAATGGCACTTTATCGGCCATCTGCAGTCCAACAAGGCCAAGTACGCGGTTCCGTTATTTTCCCTGATTCATTCGGTGGATTCGTTCAAGCTGGCCGGGGAAATCGACAAGCAGGCGGCCAAGGCGGGAAAAATTCAGGACATCCTGGTGCAGGTGAATATCTCGGGCGAAAAAACCAAATCCGGGACGGCCGACGAGGAAGCGGCAACCCTGGTCAAGGAGATTTCCGCGCTGGAAAACGTCCGGGTAAAGGGGCTCATGACCATGCCGCCTTTTTTTGACGATCCGGACAGGGCCAGGCCCTTTTTCCGGCGTCTGCGGGAGTTGGCCCAGGCAATCCAAAACAAGGGCTTCAAGAATGTCAGCATGGTGGAACTGTCCATGGGCATGACCGGGGACTTTGAAGCCGCCATCGAGGAAGGCGCCACCCTGGTGCGGGTGGGCACGGCCATCTTCGGCGCCAGGAACTATAATTAA
- a CDS encoding epoxyqueuosine reductase QueH, with the protein MKILLNICCGPCSIYCLKVLREQGHDVMGTFYRHNIHPYTECMKREETLREYAAAQDLRMVWQQGYEIEEFLRNAAFRETERCRYCYHSRLKAAAMIAKKGKFDAFTTTLLYSKFQKHELIREIGEALGKQYSVPFYYHDFREGWKYGIEESKRLGMYRQQYCGCIYSEKDRYYNAKKDQEAR; encoded by the coding sequence ATGAAAATTCTATTAAACATTTGCTGCGGGCCTTGCTCCATATACTGCCTTAAAGTATTACGCGAACAGGGCCACGACGTCATGGGAACCTTTTACCGCCATAACATCCACCCCTATACGGAATGCATGAAGCGGGAGGAAACCCTGCGGGAATATGCTGCGGCCCAGGATTTGAGGATGGTCTGGCAGCAGGGCTATGAAATCGAAGAATTCTTGCGAAACGCGGCATTCAGGGAAACCGAACGCTGCCGTTATTGCTACCACAGCCGGTTAAAGGCCGCCGCCATGATCGCCAAAAAAGGAAAGTTCGACGCCTTTACCACCACCCTCCTGTACAGCAAGTTCCAAAAGCACGAACTGATTCGGGAAATTGGGGAGGCCTTGGGCAAGCAATACTCCGTGCCTTTTTATTACCACGACTTCCGGGAAGGCTGGAAGTACGGCATCGAGGAATCCAAGCGTCTGGGCATGTATCGCCAGCAATATTGCGGCTGCATCTACAGTGAAAAAGACCGCTACTACAACGCAAAAAAGGACCAGGAGGCCCGTTAG
- a CDS encoding M48 family metallopeptidase, producing MFTNLILIIAVLVSYDYAPESRDLLLSQGKTWHIFFLAALFLVVARLRFKNFARRIPQRSKNRNLSVLDKLAVQQMLMAVVFFVTCLFLTPLKPFLLEIPLISKIPTLSALLALFIFLAFLIAVWHMAHPMYAKLGQTMVSRREYVRQQVMLVAPILIPWTGFYGVQDILLLIPSASWHAALMSAPGQLIYLFVMMTALVLLGPRIVLYFWGCAPVPPSPERDRMEALCRKANFTCAEILRWPLFGGHILTAAVFGIASRFRYILMTDAMLRMAAPDELDAVLSHEIGHAKKKHMLLFLLIVAAMAPAGYLVWSALEIPVLYLSTRFVPMSMKAEQYAWFLNLAQGLFLVTFAVLYLRFVFGYFLRNFERQADLYVYEVLPSALPLVTMFRKIAFFSGRSADEPNWHHFGLNQRIDYILKCESNRLWIDRHNAKVKKSLLILVAVFVGTLVAQGALAWNGFHNRVRLGVTLAALEARPDGMEELDKAPSLLGDMYLAANDIENAIDAYEKALQIHPDDAMALNNLAWTYATCEKEELRNPERALELALRAVEISPRPHILDTLAESYYVNSMYDKAVETQTRAIKAGPLSEELNDYQEHLDKYMQARDGN from the coding sequence ATGTTCACCAACCTTATTCTTATAATCGCGGTCCTGGTCAGTTATGATTACGCCCCGGAATCCCGGGATCTTTTACTCTCTCAGGGAAAAACGTGGCATATTTTTTTTCTTGCCGCCTTGTTTCTGGTGGTCGCCCGACTGCGATTCAAAAATTTTGCGCGCCGCATCCCCCAGCGATCCAAAAACAGAAACCTGAGCGTCCTGGACAAACTGGCCGTCCAACAGATGCTTATGGCCGTGGTGTTTTTTGTCACGTGCCTGTTTTTGACTCCGCTCAAGCCTTTTTTGCTGGAAATTCCACTCATAAGCAAAATCCCCACCCTGTCGGCCCTGTTGGCCCTTTTTATTTTCCTGGCCTTTTTGATCGCCGTATGGCATATGGCCCATCCCATGTACGCAAAGCTGGGCCAGACCATGGTATCCCGGCGGGAGTACGTCCGGCAGCAGGTCATGCTTGTGGCGCCCATTCTCATCCCGTGGACAGGCTTTTACGGGGTTCAGGACATCCTGCTTCTTATACCAAGCGCCTCCTGGCATGCGGCGCTAATGAGCGCGCCCGGCCAATTGATCTACCTTTTCGTTATGATGACCGCCCTGGTCCTGCTGGGCCCCCGAATCGTCCTGTATTTCTGGGGATGCGCGCCCGTCCCTCCAAGCCCGGAACGGGACCGCATGGAAGCCCTGTGTCGAAAGGCGAACTTCACCTGCGCCGAAATCCTGCGCTGGCCCTTGTTCGGCGGGCATATTCTGACGGCCGCCGTGTTCGGAATCGCAAGCAGGTTCCGGTACATCCTCATGACCGACGCCATGCTGCGGATGGCCGCGCCGGACGAACTGGACGCAGTTTTAAGCCATGAAATCGGACACGCCAAGAAAAAGCACATGCTTTTATTTTTGCTGATTGTCGCCGCTATGGCCCCTGCGGGTTATCTGGTTTGGAGCGCGCTGGAAATACCTGTGCTCTATCTCAGCACGCGCTTTGTCCCCATGAGCATGAAAGCTGAGCAATACGCTTGGTTTTTGAATTTGGCCCAAGGGCTGTTTTTAGTGACATTCGCGGTTTTGTACCTGCGCTTTGTGTTCGGTTACTTTTTGCGGAATTTCGAAAGGCAGGCGGACCTCTATGTATACGAAGTGCTGCCCAGCGCCCTGCCCCTGGTGACCATGTTCCGGAAGATCGCCTTTTTTTCAGGACGCTCCGCCGACGAACCCAACTGGCATCACTTTGGCCTTAATCAGCGCATCGATTATATTCTCAAATGCGAGTCCAACCGGCTTTGGATAGACCGGCACAACGCCAAGGTGAAAAAATCCTTGCTGATTCTGGTCGCTGTTTTTGTCGGGACATTGGTCGCCCAAGGCGCTCTGGCCTGGAATGGATTCCATAATCGCGTCAGACTGGGAGTGACTCTGGCGGCCCTGGAAGCCAGACCGGACGGCATGGAAGAGCTTGACAAAGCTCCGAGCCTGCTGGGGGATATGTATCTTGCCGCAAACGACATTGAAAACGCCATTGACGCCTATGAAAAGGCCCTGCAAATCCATCCTGACGACGCCATGGCCTTAAACAACCTGGCCTGGACCTATGCAACCTGCGAGAAGGAAGAGCTCCGAAACCCGGAAAGAGCGCTGGAACTGGCTCTGCGGGCCGTGGAGATTTCTCCCCGTCCCCACATTCTGGACACCTTGGCGGAAAGTTATTACGTGAACAGCATGTACGATAAGGCCGTGGAAACCCAGACCAGGGCCATAAAAGCAGGGCCGCTCTCCGAAGAACTGAACGATTACCAGGAGCATCTGGACAAATACATGCAAGCCAGGGACGGAAATTAG
- a CDS encoding RNA methyltransferase, with protein MPHSVDFKKIAIVLCEPQIPENIGGTARAMANMGLERLIVVKPKSLAQEKIYPMATAGARHLIDSMEVVDDLKTALKEFNWVVGTTARLGSHRKAMTVENMAAKLISMTGENRVALVFGREDRGLSTEDVRLCHQLVNIRTAGFSSLNLAQAVLLVCYELFKAGSDKPRESTPKLANKFDLEAMYDQLSELLVRIDFINPENPDHWMDNIRRFFTRHPLTARDVKIVRGICRQVDWYTERRFKKMEAKKKD; from the coding sequence ATGCCCCACAGCGTTGATTTTAAAAAAATAGCCATTGTCCTGTGCGAGCCTCAAATCCCCGAAAACATCGGAGGGACGGCCAGGGCAATGGCTAATATGGGCCTTGAGCGGCTCATTGTGGTGAAGCCTAAAAGCCTGGCCCAGGAAAAAATCTACCCCATGGCCACCGCCGGGGCGCGCCATCTTATCGACTCCATGGAGGTGGTGGACGACCTGAAAACCGCCCTTAAGGAGTTTAACTGGGTGGTGGGAACCACGGCCCGGCTTGGCAGCCACCGTAAAGCCATGACCGTGGAGAACATGGCCGCCAAGCTCATTTCCATGACCGGGGAAAACAGGGTCGCCCTGGTTTTCGGCCGGGAGGATCGAGGCCTTTCCACGGAAGACGTACGCCTGTGCCACCAGTTGGTGAACATCCGCACCGCCGGCTTTTCCTCCCTGAATCTGGCCCAGGCCGTTCTGCTGGTTTGCTACGAGTTGTTCAAGGCCGGCAGCGATAAGCCCAGGGAAAGCACGCCCAAGCTGGCCAACAAATTCGATTTGGAAGCCATGTACGATCAGCTTTCCGAACTTTTGGTCCGCATCGACTTTATCAACCCGGAGAATCCCGATCATTGGATGGACAACATCCGCCGTTTTTTCACCCGCCACCCCCTCACTGCCCGGGACGTGAAGATTGTCCGGGGAATCTGCCGCCAGGTGGATTGGTACACGGAACGCCGCTTTAAAAAAATGGAAGCCAAGAAAAAGGATTAG
- the ndk gene encoding nucleoside-diphosphate kinase has translation MERTLSIIKPDAVERNLIGNIVKRFEDAGIKIVAMKLLKLSKAQAEAFYAVHKERPFYGELTDYMSSGPCVPMILEGEGVILKNREIMGATDPKEAAAGTIRADLAIDKEKNSVHGSDAPETAAQEIAFFFTEYELAG, from the coding sequence ATGGAAAGAACACTCTCCATCATCAAGCCCGACGCCGTGGAAAGAAACCTCATTGGCAACATCGTCAAACGCTTTGAGGACGCCGGCATCAAAATCGTAGCCATGAAACTGCTTAAGCTCAGCAAGGCCCAGGCCGAAGCCTTTTACGCCGTGCATAAGGAACGCCCCTTCTACGGCGAACTGACCGATTACATGTCTTCCGGCCCTTGCGTGCCTATGATCCTGGAAGGCGAAGGCGTCATCCTGAAGAACCGCGAAATCATGGGCGCCACCGATCCCAAGGAAGCGGCCGCAGGCACCATCCGCGCCGACCTGGCCATTGACAAGGAAAAGAACAGCGTGCACGGCTCCGACGCTCCGGAAACCGCAGCCCAGGAAATCGCTTTCTTCTTCACCGAGTACGAACTGGCCGGTTAA
- a CDS encoding branched-chain amino acid aminotransferase, producing MAIKVTKASNLKPHPADDKLGFGKIFTDHMFNMDYAEGKGWFDPRIEPYAALSCDPAMLVFHYGQAIFEGLKAYRTPKGNVQLFRPQANFARFNRSASMLCIPNFDEAEALDHLRQLISVEKDWVPSSPGTSLYIRPTIIATDNYLGVAASQTYRFFTILSPVGAYYAEGFAPIKILVTTEHVRASRQGIGEAKTAANYAASLLAGHKAAKAGYTQVLWLDAVERKYVEEVGSMNIFFVIDGEVVTPELNGSILPGITRDSVLTMARHWGLPVSERHISIEEIFEANENGKLEECFGTGTAAVISPVGELRYDERVITIRNNEVGPLSQKLYDAITGIQFGEKEDPFGWIVPVD from the coding sequence ATGGCAATCAAGGTCACTAAGGCATCCAATTTGAAACCCCACCCTGCTGACGACAAGCTGGGATTCGGGAAGATTTTCACTGACCACATGTTCAACATGGACTATGCCGAGGGTAAAGGCTGGTTTGATCCCAGGATTGAACCTTACGCGGCTTTATCCTGCGACCCCGCCATGCTGGTATTCCATTACGGGCAGGCGATATTTGAGGGACTTAAAGCGTACAGGACTCCCAAAGGAAACGTTCAGCTTTTCAGGCCCCAGGCCAATTTCGCAAGGTTCAACCGCTCGGCTTCCATGCTGTGCATCCCGAATTTTGATGAAGCCGAAGCCCTGGACCATCTGAGGCAACTGATCTCCGTGGAAAAAGACTGGGTTCCCAGTTCTCCCGGCACCAGCCTGTACATCCGGCCGACCATTATCGCTACGGACAATTACCTGGGCGTGGCTGCATCCCAGACTTACCGTTTTTTCACCATTCTGTCCCCGGTGGGCGCCTACTACGCAGAAGGCTTCGCCCCCATCAAGATTTTGGTGACCACGGAGCATGTGCGCGCCTCGCGCCAAGGCATCGGCGAAGCCAAGACGGCGGCCAACTACGCAGCCAGCCTGCTGGCGGGTCACAAGGCCGCCAAAGCCGGTTACACCCAGGTGCTCTGGCTGGACGCCGTGGAAAGAAAGTACGTGGAGGAAGTGGGCTCCATGAACATCTTCTTCGTCATCGACGGAGAAGTGGTCACCCCCGAACTGAACGGCAGCATCCTGCCCGGCATCACCAGGGATTCCGTCCTGACCATGGCAAGGCATTGGGGACTGCCCGTTTCCGAACGGCACATCTCCATCGAAGAAATCTTCGAAGCCAATGAGAACGGCAAGCTGGAAGAATGCTTCGGCACCGGAACCGCCGCGGTCATCTCCCCCGTCGGCGAGTTGCGTTACGACGAGCGGGTCATCACCATCCGCAACAACGAAGTGGGCCCCTTGTCCCAAAAGCTGTACGACGCCATCACCGGCATCCAGTTCGGCGAAAAGGAAGATCCCTTTGGCTGGATCGTGCCCGTGGATTAA
- a CDS encoding tRNA dihydrouridine synthase: MKTDLKIFLNSPLDIGGKTIANRLILAPMAGLTHIAFREVMALYGGYGLLYTGMAGAKSVPHENPKVSTVFSWREKELDHTVCQIFGSVPETMAKAAERIEAEGFFGVDINCGCSARAICRFDSGAALLAKPDLAAQVVRAVRKAVNIPVIVKFRTGWKDDPAHAVSMARLFCDEGADALIFHPRVAPDLRTRPPKWEYIGLVKDAVKVPVFGNGNVISLDDAAKMLSMSGCDGVALGRIALAQPWIMAQWSQGMKPALEDYKTAGTAMASFCAKRFEPRTAFLRFMKFSPYYCANFQFGHALHKRLFAAKEIDNIIPVLENFFQSDPPLNKRPTPGLFV; the protein is encoded by the coding sequence TTGAAGACTGACCTGAAAATTTTTTTAAATTCCCCCCTGGATATCGGGGGAAAAACCATCGCCAACCGCCTGATTTTGGCGCCCATGGCAGGGTTGACCCATATCGCCTTTCGAGAGGTCATGGCTCTGTATGGAGGATACGGCCTTTTGTACACGGGCATGGCAGGCGCCAAGAGCGTCCCCCATGAGAATCCCAAGGTCTCCACGGTCTTCTCATGGAGGGAGAAGGAACTGGACCACACGGTCTGCCAAATTTTTGGGTCCGTTCCGGAAACCATGGCCAAAGCGGCGGAACGCATCGAGGCGGAGGGCTTTTTCGGCGTGGACATCAATTGCGGCTGTTCGGCCAGAGCTATTTGCCGGTTCGACTCGGGCGCGGCCCTGCTGGCCAAACCGGATCTGGCGGCCCAAGTGGTGAGGGCGGTTCGCAAGGCGGTCAACATTCCCGTCATCGTAAAATTCCGCACAGGCTGGAAGGACGACCCCGCCCACGCCGTCTCCATGGCCCGCCTTTTTTGCGACGAAGGCGCGGACGCGCTCATCTTCCATCCCCGTGTTGCGCCGGACCTGCGCACCCGCCCCCCAAAATGGGAGTATATCGGGCTGGTCAAGGACGCCGTCAAGGTTCCGGTTTTCGGCAACGGCAATGTAATCAGCCTGGATGACGCCGCAAAAATGCTCTCCATGAGCGGCTGCGACGGCGTTGCCTTGGGCCGCATCGCCCTGGCCCAGCCCTGGATCATGGCCCAGTGGTCACAAGGCATGAAGCCGGCCCTGGAGGACTACAAGACAGCGGGAACGGCCATGGCCTCCTTTTGCGCCAAACGTTTCGAGCCGCGAACCGCTTTTCTCCGATTCATGAAATTTTCCCCCTATTACTGCGCAAACTTCCAGTTCGGCCACGCCTTGCATAAAAGGCTCTTCGCCGCCAAGGAGATTGACAATATAATCCCGGTCTTGGAAAATTTTTTCCAATCCGATCCCCCTTTAAACAAGCGGCCCACCCCCGGCCTATTTGTTTAA
- the hypA gene encoding hydrogenase maturation nickel metallochaperone HypA → MHEMGIALQIAEIAKSAIPKTPADLKVKAVNLRVGKLTAIVPDSLRFCFEIVAKDTPLAEAELNIEEIPIVAVCKECYTETIITDADFSCEKCKSGKLDIISGRELTVSSIEVADPEEMKQAQKKSKKEK, encoded by the coding sequence ATGCATGAAATGGGTATCGCTCTGCAGATTGCGGAAATCGCCAAATCCGCCATCCCCAAGACTCCCGCTGACCTGAAGGTGAAAGCCGTCAACCTGAGGGTGGGCAAGCTGACGGCCATTGTACCGGACAGCCTGCGCTTCTGCTTTGAAATTGTGGCAAAGGATACGCCCTTGGCGGAAGCGGAGCTTAACATCGAGGAAATTCCAATCGTTGCGGTCTGCAAGGAGTGTTATACGGAAACCATTATAACGGATGCAGACTTTTCGTGCGAAAAATGTAAAAGCGGCAAGCTGGACATCATTTCAGGCAGGGAACTGACCGTCAGTTCCATTGAGGTGGCGGATCCCGAGGAAATGAAACAGGCCCAAAAGAAATCCAAAAAGGAAAAATAA